The Ornithinimicrobium faecis region CAGCACTGTCCGCCCAGGGGCCGGGAGTGTCCGGGTGGAACGGGCCGCCCGGTCCGAACTTGCGCTCAGTGAAGGCCTCGACCGCATCGCCCATGGTGGCGAAGTGCGGCCGGCAGTAGGACTCGAAGACTCCCTCGCGCCCGGTCGCGTTGGCGAACGGCCAGCGCTCGTCCTCGTCATAACGGAAGCCCAGCCCCGGCACCTCGGGCTCGCCGGAGGCGCCGAGCATGGTGAGCCGATCGATGCCGTCGAAGGACCAGCCGCCCAGGCCCATGCCACCGAGCACCAGGTGCCCGTTGTAGGTCGAGGTCATCAGCTCGGCGCTGGCCTCGGTGATGGAGTATTGCTCCACGAAGGACAGCGGGAACGGGTCGGGGTGGCGCAGCAGGTCGGTGAACTTGTCCTGGCCGGGGATCTCGCGGCCGTTGACATCGTCATAGATGCCATAGCCGTTCTGGATGAAGAAGGCCAGGTTGGCCAGCATGTGCTGGGCGATGTCGGCCACCGGGATCACCAGCAGCGAGCCGGGGTGGTTGGCGATCCAGGTGTTGTGTCCCTCGAGGTAGGGCTCCTCGCGCGGGATCCAGATGCGCTCGTCGGAGAGCTTGGTCGCCCGGTTGAGCACCGCGTTGAGGCGCTGCTCGGTGAAACCCTCGCCCTCGACGAAGTCCACCTCCGGGTGGGCGTCGCGGGTCGGCAGGAAATAGGTGCCGGACTCGTCGGTGAAGAAGAACTCCACGATCTCGAAGCCGGCCGCGGAGGGGAAGGTCCGTCCGCCGGCCCCGCCGCTGTAGTTCGGCAGTGCCGGTGCATAACCCGGGTGGTGGGTGATGCCGTGGTGCCACCCGGTCACGCCCGTGGTCGTGGCCAGCACGATGGCGCGCTCCAGCTCGCTCAGCGGCACCGGCTCGTGCTGGCTCTTGTAGGCCAGCGGTCCGGCGGGGACGTGGCCGCCCATCGGGAAGCGTCGGGACCGGCGCCCGTGGATGGCGTCGAGGAGGGGGAACTGGGCCAGCCCCTCGAGGGCTCGCTGCTGCTCGGGGCCGATCGTGACGGGTCGCACGGGGGCTCACTTTCTGCGGGAACGGGGACCGTTTCGCTGTCTGACGGGCTGGTGGCATAACGTCCGCGAAGGCTGATCCAAACTAGCACTGATGCCGTCAGGTGAGGTTGCGTGGGTGAGTCGGCCTTGACAGCGGGGCTGGCGGGGGTCAGACTCCAGAGTCAAGTAACTACTTGAGTATGGAGGATTCCATGAGCACAGAACAGACCCTCGACGACATCCAGGGGCTGACCGGGCAGTCCGAGACGTCGGCGTGGCTGCAGATTGACGAGTCCCACCTCAAGGACTTCGGTCGCGCCAGCTATCTGGAGCCGGACCGCGTTGACCTGACCCCGAGCCGCAACCACGCGATGGGCCCGACGCTGGTCGATGGCTTCCTGATGCTCAGCCTGCTCGTTTACTTCGACTTCAGCTCCCAGCTCTTCCGGACCCCTGGTGGCTATGCCTTCAACTACGGCCTGGACCGGGTCCGCTTCACCAAGCCGGTCTTCGTGGGCGACGGCGTGCGGCTCAAGCGCACCGTGGTCGACGTCGTCCGCAAGAGCCCCACGCGGTTGCTGGTGACCCTCGACTGCGAGCTGGAGATGCAGAGCACGGGCGAGACCGCGATGGTCGCGCGCTGGCTCTACATGATCGTCGACGGCCAGGGCGAGGAGTGAGCAGCCTGGACACCGCGGACGCCTTCGGGCAGCGGATCAGCGACGCCGTGCCCCGGCACGCCGAGTCTGCCCCGGATCGAGTGGCCCTGATCTCGCACGACTGGACCCTGACCTATCGGGAGCTGGCCGACGAGGTGGATCGGCACGCCGCCGCCTTGCTCGCCGCGGGTGTCGAGCGAGGCGACCGGGTGGCGCTCATGGCCACCCCCGGCCCGACCTTCGTCATCTCGTTCCTGGCCACCGCCAGCATCGGCGCCGTCTGGCAGGGACTCAACCCCCGTTACAGCTCCCGCGAGCTGACGTTCGTGCTCCAGGACGCCGCCCCCAGGCTCGTATTCAGCACCATCGGCGGCGACGACGCGACCGCCCTGGTGGAGGCGCTGGCCGACGTCGGACCCCAGCCCCTCATCCCGCTGCACCACCGCAAGGACCTCGAGGCGTTCAACGCCGCTGGTGAGCAGACCGACGCCGCCGACCTGGCGGCATACCGCTCCGTGGTTGACCCAGCAGACCCCGCCCTGATCGTCTACACCTCCGGCAGCACCGGCACGCCCAAGGGAGCGCTGCTGCGGCACTCCGGCCTGGTGCGCCTGGCCCACGTGGAGGCCGCAGCCTGGGCCGTCGAGGACCCGGTGATGATCTGCAACCTGCCGGTCAACCACATCGCCAGCGTCGGCGACCTGGTCAGCGTCCCTCTCGTGGCCGGGGCGACCCTGCTGCTGCGCGAGGGCTTCGACGCCGACGAGCTGCTGGCCGACATCGCCGCGCACCGCATCACCACGCTGTTCCAGATCCCCACCCAGCTGCAGCGCCTCGGCAGCCACCCGGACTTCGCGCGGACGGACCTCAGCTCCCTGCAGGTGGTCGCCTGGGGCGGCTCGCCGCTGCCGGCCGAGTCGCTGCGGATCTATCGCGAGGCAGGCGTGCGGCTGGTGTCGACCTATGGCCTGACCGAGGCCACCTCCTCGGTGACCTATTCGACCCCGGGCGCCTCCGACGAGGCGTTGCTGCACACCGTGGGTGCCCCCGACCCGGGCATGAACGTGCGCATCCTCGGCGAGGACGGGCAGTGGACGACCACCGGCACCGGCGAGATCTGCGTGCGCCACGACACGGTGCTGGCCGGCTATCTCAACCTTCCCGATGCGACCGCGGAGGCCTTCACGGCGGACGGCTGGCTGCGCACCGGCGACGTCGGGCACCTGCGCGAGGACGGCAACCTGGTCCTCGTCGGGCGGACCAAGGAGATGTTCAAGTCCGGCGGCTACAACATCTATCCCCGCGAGATCGAGGCCGTCATCGAGGCCCACCCGGACACGCAGATGTGTGCCGTGGTGCCCCGTCCCGACCCGGACTTCCACGAGGTCGGTGTGGCCTTCGTGCAGCCTCGGCCCGGCTCGCAGCTCGACGCCGAGACGCTGCGGTTGTGGTGTCGCGACCAGCTGGCCAACTTCAAGATCCCCAAGACCTTCGTCTTCCTCGACCAGTTGCCACTGCTCCCCGTGGGCAAGGTCGACAAGTTCGCCCTCCGTGCCGCCGCTGCTGACGGCCTGACAGATGCAGGAACCCGACCATGAGCGAGCTTCGCAAGACCATCAGCGTCCCGGCCCTGATCGCCATCGGCGCGGCCGGAGTCATCGGCTCCAGCTGGCTCTATCTCGGCAGTGAGTTCTTCGCCGACTTCGGCGCCGGCGGCACGATCCTCGGCTTCATCATCGCCACCGCCCTGGCGGCGTGCGTGGCGCTGGCCTACAGCGCCCTGGCCAACCGGATGCCCCGGGCCGGGGGAGAGATTGTGTATGCCGTGGTGGCGGGAAATAGCTTCCTCGGCTTCATCGTGGGTTGGCTGTTGATCGGCGCCTACGCCAGCATGGTCGCCTTCTATGTCACCGCCACCGGACGGTTGCTGAGCACGGTCTGGCCTGAGCTCAACTCCGTGGCGTTGTATTCCGTTGGCGGAGAGACGATCTTCCTGCCGATCATCGCCATCGGCTTCGCCCTCACCCTGATCGTGCTGGCGATGAACTGGTTCGGTGCCGAGTTCAGCTCGCGGGCACAGCTGGTGCTCTTCTCGATCATGGTGATCTTCGCCGCCGCTGTCGTCGTGGCGGGCTTCGCCCGGGGCAGCTTCGACAACTTCTGGCCGATGTTCGACAGTGCCTCGGAGACCTCGCCCGTGGTCAGCACCCTCAGTTTCGTGCTGCCGGCCTTCTCCTTCCTCACCGGCTTCGGGGTCGTGGCGATCCTGGCCGAGGAGGCCCGCGCCAGTGCCAAGCGCATCGGGCAGATTGTTGTGCTGTCGGTCGTGCTCGCTGGCGCCTTCTACACCATCGTGTTGCTCGCGACCGCGTGGCTGCTGCCGTGGGAGGAGATCGCCGGGATGACCAACGGCACGATCGAGGCCTTCGACGTGGCGGGCATGCCGCTGCTGTCCACCGCAGCCTTCCTGATCGGTGCCCTCGGCATCGTCACCACGTTCATCGCCGTGTTCTCCGCGTCCTCGCGGCTCATGTTTGCCCTCGCCCGCATCGAGTTGTTGCCACCGATGCTGCACAAGCTGGACGCCAAGACCGGCACCCCGCGCAACGCACTGCTCTTCACCACCGGCATCGGCCTGGTGCTCGGCCTGCTCGGCCCCGGCGCGCTGGTGTGGTTCCTCAACACGATCGGCGTCTTCATCGCGATCGTGTGGGCCGTGACGGTCTGGGCCTACTACCGGTTGCGCAGCCAGGGCGGGCTCGGTCCACAGCCGAGCCGCTCCTGGACCACGCTGCTGCCAGCCGTGGGTGGGATCGCGTCGGTCGTCATCGTCTTCGCGGCGCTCATCCCGGCCAGTCCGATGTCGCTGCGCTGGCCGTTCGAATACCTGATCTTCATCGGGTGGATCGCCCTGGGCGTCGTGCTCTATTTCCGCTCGCCGCGCCGGATGCCCCGCACCGACGTGCTGCGCTCGCTGTTGGGTGACTATTACGACCGGCAGTTCGGGGAGACGGACAGCCCGGCGCCGCCGGTGGAGGACCACCCCGTCCGGTGAGGCCACCGGTCCGTTGGGAGCGTGCGGCGGTCAGGGTGTGTAGCCCGACAACACCCTGACCGTCTCCGCCAGGATCAGCGGGTCGCCGCGGTCGTCATCCTCAAAGGCCATGTCGAGCAGGTGCGTCAGGTTGGCGATGACCACGCTCGCCATGACGCCGGCCATCTGCTCGTCCAGCTCTGGCGCGACGGTCCGCAGGGCGCCAGCCAACTCGGTGGCCGTGCGGAGGCTGGACTGCTGGTCGAGGGCGTGCAGCTCGGGGAAGGCGGAGATCACGCGTCGGATCGCGACACCGCCGACCTCCTGACGCCGGATCTGCGCCAGGCCCTCCACGACCTCGGCGACCCACGTTGGCCAGGACTCTCGTCGCTCCAACGTCGGCAGATGACCGATGAAGAAGGTCACCCGGTGGGTCTCGAAGTCCTGCATCAGGGCGTGCAGCAGGTGGGACTTGTCGGGGAAGTAGCGATACAGCGTCGAGATGTTCACGCCGGCCCGGTCGGCGACGTGATTGGTCGTGAACTTCGCAACCCCCGCCTCCCGGATCAGCTCCAGCGCAGCGGATTTGAGCTTGCCCACGGTGGCTCGCGCTCGCTGCTGGCGCGGCTCCGTGCGCAGGGCCGGTTCGTTGCCCGTCATGCGCGCAACCCCTGCAGTCGTGCCCACGCCGCGCTCAGCTCTGCCTCGCCGAAGGTGTCAGGGAACCAGCCGTGGACTGCTGACTGCCAGGCGCTCTGGTCCTCGAAGGTGGTCCGGGCCAAGACACCCTCGCTCGAGCGCACCGTAACCGTGGGGCCGTGGGCCGTGACGAGCCGCTCGCCGACCCAGCCCTGGATCAGCAACACGTCGCGCAGCGGGCTGGTCGCGGGGGACAGGAAGTGCCCAGCGCGTGCACCGGCTCGCGGGTCGTCGGGCACCTCGCAAAACTCCATCGCCCGGAAGGCACGACTCAGTGCCGGAGGTATGCCGAGGCGCCACCACCGCTGCCCGTCACGTGCGTGGGTGGTCAGCGGGAAGTCGAAACCGTTGAAGCTGTGAGTGCCCGGCCGCAGCGGGATCGGTGTCAGCGGCCCACACCCCAGCCCGACATCGGTCAGGTGCGGCTGCCCGTCCAGTTGTGCAACGACCGTCAGGTGGCTCCCGACGTCGGCCGCGTCGGGGCTGTCATGGTCCTGCACCCCCGCGAGATGGACGGAGGACGGGACGCCCACCTCGTTCAGGTGGCTCGCGAATGCAGTGTTCAGGGTGAAGCACACCCCGGGACGTGGGGAGAGCCGGTCGCCGTGCTCAGCCGAGGCGCCCAGGAAAATGTCCAGGGTCGAGTATGGGTGCGCGGCGCACCAAGCGCGCATCACCTCGGTCAGCCGAGCAGTCTCGGTCACGGTCTCCTGGGTCATGTGATCCGAATCCTACGCACAGCCTGTGCCACTGCGTGAGGCACGGGGAGGGGAGATGTTGACGAAGAAATGACCAATTCCGCATTGACGTGGTGGTGATGAGTAGACAGGCTGACTAACTGTCAGACAGCATGACACTAGGAGCCAACATGCACCCTGCACGTCGATCGATATCCGTTTCCGCTCTTGCAGTGCTCGCGACCGTCACGCTCGCGTCGTGTGGGCTGTCGTCCTCGCCCAGTCAGGAAGACGATGACGTCGCCGCTGAGTCGGCAGCCCCACAGCAGGAAGTGAACGAGGAACTCGCCGCTGCCCTGCCGGCCGAGATCCAGGAAGCTGGCGTGATCAGGATCGCCACCGACCCGAACTATCCGCCGTTCGAGACTGTCGACGATGACGGCAAGACGATCGTCGGCCTCGACCCCGACATCGCCCACGCCGTCGGCGACATCCTGGGGGTCGACATTGAATACGTCGAGAGTTCCTTTGATGGCATCATCCCCGCACTTGAGGCGGGCAAGGTCGATATGGCGATGTCCTCCATCGGCGACACGAAGGAGCGCGAGAAGACTGTCGACTTCGCGACCTACTACTGGAACGGCACGTTGGTCCTGGTGAAGAAGGGCAACCCAGAGGGGATCGTCGCCGACCAGGCCTGCGGTGTGTCGATCGGAGTGATCCGTGGCTCGCTGCAGCAGAACACCTTCCTGCCCGCACAGACGCCGAAGTGTGAGGAGGCAGGCCTGGAGCCGCCCACCTCGCAGGCCTATCAGAACGGCCCTCAGGCGCAGCTCGCCCTCAAGAGCGGCCGGATCGACGGCGTCATGCTGGACGCTCCGCCGCTGCTGGACGCGGAGCAGAAGAGCCCTGACGAGTTCGAGACCGTGGGACCGCTGGTGCGCAACCCCAACCCGGGCGGTGTCGCCTTCCCCAAAGGCAGTGAGCTCGTCGAGCCGGTTAACGGCGCCATCAATCTCCTGATCGAGGACGGCACCTACGCCGAGATCCTGGAGAAGTGGAACCTCACCGACATCGCCGTTGAGGAGTCGGAGATCAACGGGGCCATCGAGTGAGGCCGGCCACGGCCGACAGCGAGCAGGCGGTGATTCCGGCCTCGGGGGCTCACGCCCAGCCTGTCGTCAAACTGCGCCACCCGATCAGGTGGCTGTCCTACATCGTCATCGCGGTCCTGGCCGCAATGTTCGTCAACACCATCGTCACCAACCCCAACTTCGGATGGGACGTGGTCGGTGACTACTTCACTTCAGCGCGGATCCTGGACGGCCTGCTCAAGACCTTGCAGCTGACGGCCATCGCGATGACCCTGGGTATCATCCTGGGAGTCGGGCTAGCGGTGATGCGGCTGTCGAGCAACCCTGCCGTCTCCGGCCTGAGTTGGCTCTACATCTGGTTCTTTCGTGGCACGCCGATCTTTGTGCAGCTCCTCTTCTGGGGCTACATCTCGGCGCTCTACCCGATCATCTCGCTCGGCGTTCCGTTCGGCCCGAGTTTTGTCGCGTTCGACACCAACGTCCTCATCACCCCCGTGATGGCCGCCATCCTCGGGCTCGGACTGAACGAGGGCGCCTACATGGCTGAGATTGTCCGCGCCGGCATCCTGTCAGTGGACAAGGGGCAGACGGAGGCAGCACAGGCACTGGGCATGAAGCGTGGCCGGATCCTGCGGCAGATTGTCCTGCCCCAGGCGATGCGGGTGATCATCCCGCCAACGGGCAACAACACGATCTCGATGCTCAAGACGACCTCGCTGGTCAGCGTCCTGGCGTTTCCGGAGTTGCTCTATGCCGCACAGCTCATCTATTCCGACAACTTCGAGACCATCCCGCTGCTGATCACTGCCTCTATCTGGTACATCATCGTCACCTCCGTGTTGACGGTCGGCCAGTACTACATCGAGCGGCACTACAGCCGCAGCGAGCGCCTGGCTGGTCCCGGGGTCCTGAGCCGTCTCGCTGAGCTCCAACGCAGACGCGGAGTCAAGGTCAGCACAGAGGGGGAGGGACGATGACGACTGACAACGACGTGCCCATGGTCCTGGCAGAGAACGTCCGCAAGTCGTTCGGCCAGCTCGAAGTCCTCAGGGGAATCAACTTGCAGGTGCACCGTGGCGAGGTGATGACTTTGCTCGGCCCCTCGGGGTCAGGCAAGACCACCTTCATCCGGTTGATCAACCACCTCGAGACGATCAGCGCGGGGCGGCTCACGGTCGACGGACAACTGGTGGGATATCGCGAGCACGAGGGGCGTCTGCACGAACTGCGGGAGTCTGAGGTCGCTGGCATGCGCGCCGAGATCGGCATGGTTTTCCAACGGTTCAATCTCTTCCCGCATATGACTGCCCTGCAGAACATCATGGCGGCACCGATTGGTGTGCGTCGCGAGCCCAAGAGCGTCGTGCGTGAGCGGGCCCTGTCTCTCCTGGAGCGAGTGGGCATGTCCGACAAGAGCGGCGCCTATCCCGGTGCGCTCTCCGGTGGCCAGCAGCAGCGTGTCGCCATCGCACGTGCCCTGTGCATGGAGCCCAAGCTCATGCTTTTCGACGAGCCGACCTCCGCGCTGGACCCTGAGCTGGTCGGGGAGGTGCTCGACGTGATGAAGGATCTTGCCCGCTCCGGCATGACCATGATCGTGGTCACGCACGAGATGGGCTTCGCCAAGGAAGTCGCCGACTCGGTCGTCTTCATGGACAACGGGGTGGTCGTGGAGGCAGGACCTCCCGGTGAGGTGCTCGTCAACCCACAGCACAAGCGCACGCAGGACTTCATCAGCAAGGTCCTGTGACCCACCACAGTCTCGACACACGTCTCGACATAAGTTTCGACACAACAGGAGCATGTATGCAGATCGTCGTCCTCGGTGCAGGCGTGGTGGGGACCTCCATCGCGACCAGGCTCGCCCAGCGGGGTGCCGCCGTCACGCTGATCGACCAGGGCATCCCAGGCACTGGCACATCGTCGACTTCGTTCGCCTGGATCAACGCCAACGGCAAGGAGCCGGAGAGTTACTACGACCTGAACCTCGCTGGCCTCACCGCTCACCGCGAGCTCGCGTCCAACGAGGAGTGGCTGCGGCCGGGCGGACACGTCGAGATCGCGGTCGACGAGGCGCACGTGCGACACCTGCGTGGACGGATGGAGCGGCTCACAGCCCGGGGCTATGCCGTCGAGGAGATCAGCGCCGACCGGGCACGAGAACTCCTGCCCGACGTGATCGTGCCGGAACGGGTGGACACCATCGCCCACTTCCCGCAGGAGGCCTACTGCTTCCCGCTGCTCTATCTGGCGCGGATGCTGGCCGAGGGGCGCGCGGCTGGCGTCTCCCTGCGTGAGAACACTCGCGTGACTGCCCTTGACGCAACCGGGGCCGGTGCCATCGCCACTCTGGACGACGGGAGCGTG contains the following coding sequences:
- a CDS encoding TetR/AcrR family transcriptional regulator → MTGNEPALRTEPRQQRARATVGKLKSAALELIREAGVAKFTTNHVADRAGVNISTLYRYFPDKSHLLHALMQDFETHRVTFFIGHLPTLERRESWPTWVAEVVEGLAQIRRQEVGGVAIRRVISAFPELHALDQQSSLRTATELAGALRTVAPELDEQMAGVMASVVIANLTHLLDMAFEDDDRGDPLILAETVRVLSGYTP
- a CDS encoding amino acid ABC transporter ATP-binding protein, whose protein sequence is MTTDNDVPMVLAENVRKSFGQLEVLRGINLQVHRGEVMTLLGPSGSGKTTFIRLINHLETISAGRLTVDGQLVGYREHEGRLHELRESEVAGMRAEIGMVFQRFNLFPHMTALQNIMAAPIGVRREPKSVVRERALSLLERVGMSDKSGAYPGALSGGQQQRVAIARALCMEPKLMLFDEPTSALDPELVGEVLDVMKDLARSGMTMIVVTHEMGFAKEVADSVVFMDNGVVVEAGPPGEVLVNPQHKRTQDFISKVL
- a CDS encoding class I adenylate-forming enzyme family protein; protein product: MSSLDTADAFGQRISDAVPRHAESAPDRVALISHDWTLTYRELADEVDRHAAALLAAGVERGDRVALMATPGPTFVISFLATASIGAVWQGLNPRYSSRELTFVLQDAAPRLVFSTIGGDDATALVEALADVGPQPLIPLHHRKDLEAFNAAGEQTDAADLAAYRSVVDPADPALIVYTSGSTGTPKGALLRHSGLVRLAHVEAAAWAVEDPVMICNLPVNHIASVGDLVSVPLVAGATLLLREGFDADELLADIAAHRITTLFQIPTQLQRLGSHPDFARTDLSSLQVVAWGGSPLPAESLRIYREAGVRLVSTYGLTEATSSVTYSTPGASDEALLHTVGAPDPGMNVRILGEDGQWTTTGTGEICVRHDTVLAGYLNLPDATAEAFTADGWLRTGDVGHLREDGNLVLVGRTKEMFKSGGYNIYPREIEAVIEAHPDTQMCAVVPRPDPDFHEVGVAFVQPRPGSQLDAETLRLWCRDQLANFKIPKTFVFLDQLPLLPVGKVDKFALRAAAADGLTDAGTRP
- a CDS encoding ABC transporter substrate-binding protein; this translates as MLATVTLASCGLSSSPSQEDDDVAAESAAPQQEVNEELAAALPAEIQEAGVIRIATDPNYPPFETVDDDGKTIVGLDPDIAHAVGDILGVDIEYVESSFDGIIPALEAGKVDMAMSSIGDTKEREKTVDFATYYWNGTLVLVKKGNPEGIVADQACGVSIGVIRGSLQQNTFLPAQTPKCEEAGLEPPTSQAYQNGPQAQLALKSGRIDGVMLDAPPLLDAEQKSPDEFETVGPLVRNPNPGGVAFPKGSELVEPVNGAINLLIEDGTYAEILEKWNLTDIAVEESEINGAIE
- a CDS encoding amino acid ABC transporter permease; protein product: MRPATADSEQAVIPASGAHAQPVVKLRHPIRWLSYIVIAVLAAMFVNTIVTNPNFGWDVVGDYFTSARILDGLLKTLQLTAIAMTLGIILGVGLAVMRLSSNPAVSGLSWLYIWFFRGTPIFVQLLFWGYISALYPIISLGVPFGPSFVAFDTNVLITPVMAAILGLGLNEGAYMAEIVRAGILSVDKGQTEAAQALGMKRGRILRQIVLPQAMRVIIPPTGNNTISMLKTTSLVSVLAFPELLYAAQLIYSDNFETIPLLITASIWYIIVTSVLTVGQYYIERHYSRSERLAGPGVLSRLAELQRRRGVKVSTEGEGR
- a CDS encoding APC family permease, producing MSELRKTISVPALIAIGAAGVIGSSWLYLGSEFFADFGAGGTILGFIIATALAACVALAYSALANRMPRAGGEIVYAVVAGNSFLGFIVGWLLIGAYASMVAFYVTATGRLLSTVWPELNSVALYSVGGETIFLPIIAIGFALTLIVLAMNWFGAEFSSRAQLVLFSIMVIFAAAVVVAGFARGSFDNFWPMFDSASETSPVVSTLSFVLPAFSFLTGFGVVAILAEEARASAKRIGQIVVLSVVLAGAFYTIVLLATAWLLPWEEIAGMTNGTIEAFDVAGMPLLSTAAFLIGALGIVTTFIAVFSASSRLMFALARIELLPPMLHKLDAKTGTPRNALLFTTGIGLVLGLLGPGALVWFLNTIGVFIAIVWAVTVWAYYRLRSQGGLGPQPSRSWTTLLPAVGGIASVVIVFAALIPASPMSLRWPFEYLIFIGWIALGVVLYFRSPRRMPRTDVLRSLLGDYYDRQFGETDSPAPPVEDHPVR
- a CDS encoding MaoC/PaaZ C-terminal domain-containing protein: MSTEQTLDDIQGLTGQSETSAWLQIDESHLKDFGRASYLEPDRVDLTPSRNHAMGPTLVDGFLMLSLLVYFDFSSQLFRTPGGYAFNYGLDRVRFTKPVFVGDGVRLKRTVVDVVRKSPTRLLVTLDCELEMQSTGETAMVARWLYMIVDGQGEE
- a CDS encoding arylamine N-acetyltransferase, with the protein product MTQETVTETARLTEVMRAWCAAHPYSTLDIFLGASAEHGDRLSPRPGVCFTLNTAFASHLNEVGVPSSVHLAGVQDHDSPDAADVGSHLTVVAQLDGQPHLTDVGLGCGPLTPIPLRPGTHSFNGFDFPLTTHARDGQRWWRLGIPPALSRAFRAMEFCEVPDDPRAGARAGHFLSPATSPLRDVLLIQGWVGERLVTAHGPTVTVRSSEGVLARTTFEDQSAWQSAVHGWFPDTFGEAELSAAWARLQGLRA